From the genome of Streptomyces sp. NBC_00523:
GTACCGGTACTTCCCGTCCAAGATCCACCTCCTCCTCGCCACCATGCGCGACCGCCTCCAGCTTCTGCACACCGCCCTCCGCGAGCACCCCCCGGCCGGGAACGACCCGGCGGCCCGGGTCGCGGAGACCCTGCTGCGGGCGTTCCGCGCGATGCAGCGCGAACCGCAGCTGGCGGACGCCATGGTGCGCGCCCTGACGTTCGCGGACCGGTCCGCGAGCAGCGAGGCCGACGCGGTCTCACGGCTCACGACGGCGATCATCCTGGACGCGATGGGCACCGGCCACCCGACGCCGGGGCAGCTCTCCGCCGTGCGGGTGATCGAGTACACCTGGCACTCCGCGCTGATCACCTGGCTCGCCGGCCGGGCGTCGATCGCGCAGGTGCGCACGGACATCGAGACGGTGTGCCGGCTGGTCGGCCCGGGCGCGCGCTAGGACCGTCCGGGC
Proteins encoded in this window:
- a CDS encoding TetR family transcriptional regulator, with amino-acid sequence MTAEARPASPPLTERQEARRRRILRATAELAGQGGFEAVQMREVAEAAEVALGTLYRYFPSKIHLLLATMRDRLQLLHTALREHPPAGNDPAARVAETLLRAFRAMQREPQLADAMVRALTFADRSASSEADAVSRLTTAIILDAMGTGHPTPGQLSAVRVIEYTWHSALITWLAGRASIAQVRTDIETVCRLVGPGAR